The Mustela nigripes isolate SB6536 chromosome 8, MUSNIG.SB6536, whole genome shotgun sequence DNA segment tAATCCATTAGatgtataattaaatataattttttataaatattaatggttttcatatatatgatatagagTATACATAAATTTACAAATTAGAAACAACTTTGGTTAGGCTACAGATATTATTTAATTAGGAAACTACAGGTTCAATGAGAAGCCCTGTAGCTCTTAAAAAGCTTGAAAGCTAGTCTTGGTTCAGACACTGTCTAGTTATATCAAGCTGAGCAAGTCAGGGAAAGTCTGCAACTCAGTATTCTTAACTGTAAAATGGGTTAACAATACCTACCTTGTCCACCTGCCAGAGTTTTGGAACTTCTTTCTGATGGTAAGAAACTAATAGTGTTATTTCCAATAATCATTTTCCTGGGAGGGCAGGTTCTGGAACTAGACTGGCTGAACTCAAGGTACAGCTGCATTGCCTCCCAGCTGTGTAACCTTGTAAGTCACCTCTCTGCTCCTCAGTGCTTCATTTGTAGAACAGGTGTAATAAAAATACCCACCTCAAAGGGCGGTGGGTTAACACGCTTAGTacatagtaaatattcagtagtacAGTTTTAACTATGAGATTGAACCACACATCCCAGTGTGATACCCAAAAGATGAACTGTCAACTTGAGGTCATCACTATGTGGTTCTCAAAAAAGGGAAAGCTACTAGAGTTTTCACCATCATCACCAGCACTTACTGAACACCAGAAAGGAACATGGTCCTAACTCAGGTGCCTTACAGTACTGGATCCCGCAACTCTCTTTAGAGATCCTATAGTCAAAACAGAAGGGGATAGGTCAGGTCAACGTAAGATATTAGAAACAACTGCATTTTTTATAATCTTGAAAATTTCTTCCCTTCCAGTCTTTTAAATCTGCCCTTAAGCGGAGCAACAGAATAAATCAAACTGATAGCAGCTGGAAGCATGTCCGACAGACAGCAGTCAGGCAGGGttggggcagaggaaagagataGGGAGAGGCTTTTTCTAGCTACCTCCTCTACTATTTCTAGAGTCCGAGCCACCCTTGCCTCTAACCTGGACGACAGTGATATTCTCCTAACTGGAAGCCTTCTTGCTTCTCATCTTGCCCCTCCTTTTTATACACAATGGCAAGGTTAAGTTTCCAAAACCCAAACtcatccttcttccctccccaaacCCTAGGATCCCACACTTAAACTAAGCAGTAAATACCATCCTATGTCTTTGTCCAACGCTCTCCCCATGCTCCTGCCTCGTGGAAGGAAAAGTGACCTCTTCTTGTCATGCAGTTCTCTGCTTAATGTCACGTCTCAGAGGCCCTCTGCCACTCTTGCTCTATTCTTTGTCCTACAGTACTTGTGTCATATTTATGGCTCCCTGACCTGCCTCTCACCAGAGAATGTGAACTCCAGGAGGGCAGGCAGCATGTCTGTCCTGCCTCCCGGTTATCCCCAACGCTTACAACAGTGCCTAGCATAGATCAAGTGGCTGATCAGTCTTGGTTTAATGACGGTCAAGACTGTCACGGTagatttttcccctttccttaatGACATTCAGCGATCCTCCACCTGGTGTGACGCTGCGTGGTGACTTGAAGCTTGGACAGTTGCTTTAGATCTCACTAAAAAAGCAGGAATAACACTTGCCCTACCTACCTTGTGTGCTGTGAGGATTTGATAATAAAGGTGAAAGATCTTCTGAAGTGAGAGCACTCTACTAGACCGTGACAATGAAACTGctctctcattttaaagatgatgaaaagGAACCCCTCAAATATTAAGTGGCAATATGTGGCCAGGATTTGCCTACCATACCAAGCTCTAAGGTACAAATATTAAATGATATGAAAATGCATTCATTTGCAGCAGATAAAATACCAATACAACACTTTTAAGAGAGGGAATAGATAGTTGAACaagactgggaaaattttaatttttttccttttctaggttTTCCTCTCTAACTTTGCACATGGCATGGCCTTGAGGATTTTCAATGAGCTCTGAAACAGCCACGTCTGTTTTCTAGTCCTTGCTATAGCCTATAGTCTATACACCACACGAACACCCTTCACACATAATCTTGCTTAAAATcgtttgtcttctattttttaacGTGATACTTCTCTGAAATTCTGTTCAAATAACCAATTTCcacaaattaattcaaatttcAATGACTGCAAAATCATGTTAGAGTGTAAAGGAAATGTCTTGACCTTTTAGGCGTTTGGGGCTTTTCACAGAGAGCAGAGGGTTCCAGGACTATAAGCTCTGGAGTCAGGCCCCCAGGTTGTAATCCTCTTACTTACTCTAGTGACTCAATCACTCAATTCTGCAGAGCTCAGTACCCCCACCTGAAacacagaaataacaaatatctGTCTCACAAGGTCACTGGGAAGattcagtgaaaaaaatcacCCACATGTGGTGCTTTATATACAGTAAATGTTAGTAATAactattcttttcttcagaattttgcCTCACCTTCTTAGGCTCTAAGATCCATAAAACGTTAAACGTTTTCTCAGACATATCCTATATATCATCCAATAGTTTAAACATCTGACTTACTGtaagtatgaaaaaaagaaaggcaataagTAGTTTTTACTGCATAATGTTAATTTGTACTTAGAAGTTCTGAAGAACACTGTCTCACATTAAGTGAAAAATCAGCTTTACCATGAAATTTGAATGTGAAGTtgaaaatctgaagaaagaaaaaaaaagactaccccCAATTACCACTTGTTTAACtttctattatatttcatttgAGTCAGCAtaatctttatttcaaaataatgtttttattatataaaaatgtaaaaatccagcAAAACCAGAAATACCGGATATATTTTCCTGGGCTTtcacatttgttgatttttattcgCAATCTCTTTTTCAGCACAATTTACAACCTCAACCCCATTTGCAGTTTGATTATACAAGTGCTAAGTGGCAGAAAGGTCTagaataaatacatcaaaaaaaGAGGCCAAGCCGTGAAACTAAGTTGCATGCAACAGGTCTCTATGAGGGTGGGGGAAAGTGTCTAGGAAATAAAATGGAGTAAGACAAAGCAATTGGAAGGTTTTAGCTAAAGTTCTTTCAATCATCTTTGTCTTTTGCTCCATGTTTAAGGATGCGCGTGAATTCGATATAAttgaaatttccctttttgtcGATAGGTGCTTCTCTGTACAGCTCATCCACCTCCTCGTCTGTAAACCGATCTCCCATGGTTGTCAGCAGCTCTCTCAGGTAATCTTCCTGGATGGTGCCTGGCAGGCAGGAGACAGAAGGAGTCACGAATACTTCCTGGCACTTTAATGGTTCATTTCTAAACTAGGTCAGTGTTGCAAAATACTTCAGAATATCCACATTTACATGAACAAAGTAAATTAGTACGCTAAGGCAGTATGTAACTATTTCATTATGTTTGCCTATTAATTTTGAGTTCtttcatttcagaattaaaaaaaaaaattatttatttgagagagagtatgagcaggggacgggcagaggaagagggagcaaatctcaagcagactctgcatcaagcacagaacccaacatggggctgaatctcgggaccctgagatcatgacctgagttgaaaccaagagtcggaagtTTAACCAagcttaacccaggcgcccctagagttcTTTCATTGTAAAAGCACAGTTAATACCTTATAATGcttacaaaattaatttgaagCAAGTGTTTtctagaggaggaaaaagaaaaccctctgTATTTCAGAGATGTAGACAGCTGCCCAGAAAAAAGACCAAATGTGCATGAGGGACAGTGCAGTTGTGACAGgtagagacaggaagtaggaaGGAGGGTGCCAGGTGTATCTGAGGAAGTGTGCAGGTGGCTGAGGAGAGGgttaagagagaagaaaaggggaaatgagAGGAGTAAGAAATGTGAATAGCAAGGCTTTATactctttaaaatgagaaaaaaaaaagattttaactgTTCAAGTAACTTAATTATACTTTTTAGTGAGATTTACAGTCACTTAAAGAAGTTGTTTTCATTGtctaaaaaaatactatttaacaGACAATTCCCCATGTGGCTTTCAGGCAGCTCCAAACCAAATTCAAAGATTAATATCATAAACTGGGCAGCTTTATGACCTATATGCCCGTGACTCCCATTCGTGGTCATATTATACTATTATAAATggtagtttattcattttttttaaagttttatttaaaaaaaatgaataaactatgcctgggtggctcagttggttgagcaactgccttcggctcaggtcatgatccaggacttccgggatcgagtcctgcattaggctcccagATCCTTGGgaagtctacttttccctctgaccttctcttctctcatactctctctcactcattctctctcaaaataaataaataaaatctttaaaaaaaagttatattttactcatttttttcatttcctaaaaaGTGTTTCATATAGTTTGGAATGAGGGTGGGCATGAACAAAAAAAGAGCACTCACCAGTTGCTTCTTCATCAAAGCATGCAAAAGCGTTTCTGATGACATCTTCTGGATCTGTGCCATTTAACTTCTCACCAAACATCGTGAGGAACATGGTAAAATTTATGGGCCCTGGAGCCTCATTCATCATGGCCTCAAGGTATGCATCGGTTGGATTCTTCCCTAGAAGATTTCACATTTTAATGTTGAAGGACAAAGAACTAATTTCAATACATAATTATTTTGCTACTGCCTTGCTCcccagtatatttttaaattacatcatCATCACATGGAACTATTTTTTCAATTAACTTGCATTAAGAACgttttaaaaagacagtttatAACAATGTAAAAAATCTTTGCTAtatcattataaaaatgtattgtggGCACAGGTTGAATGTTTTTCATTCACGATACTTTCGGCAAGCTTTCTTTCACTATTTTCATCAAAAACAGGTACCTGAGGGACACCTGgagtggctcggtcagttaagcgtctgcctctggctcaggtcataatcttggggtccgggatcaagccccacattaggaccctgttcagtggagagcctgcttctccctccccttctgcctctcccccgagctcatgctctctctcacaaataaacaaacaaacaaaaatagccCCCCAAATACAGGCACCTGAAATGACACAGGTAATGACACATTTCTGCATCTTGAATGTCAATAATGTTAAAAGTCCATCATGGCACTTCGAAGCCCGTtgcttaaaaaattgaaatatttgtatttccaaTTGTGGCACAGTTGCCCATAACTGGTATGtgtcaaaaattttatttagtaagCTGGTCATTTAAG contains these protein-coding regions:
- the LOC132023505 gene encoding myosin regulatory light chain 12B; protein product: MSSKKAKTKTTKKRPQRATSNVFAMFDQSQIQEFKEAFNMIDQNRDGFIDKEDLHDMLASLGKNPTDAYLEAMMNEAPGPINFTMFLTMFGEKLNGTDPEDVIRNAFACFDEEATGTIQEDYLRELLTTMGDRFTDEEVDELYREAPIDKKGNFNYIEFTRILKHGAKDKDD